Genomic segment of Tiliqua scincoides isolate rTilSci1 chromosome 1, rTilSci1.hap2, whole genome shotgun sequence:
ACTACACACTGACTCATTTATTATCACGCATACCTTGGTCCTAAGAACCCTGAGAGCTGTTGTTTTGCAAGGGGCACCATGTTTACTTTTACATTCTTCATTGAAGCACAACTCCCAAGGGTCCCTGGGTGGAAACCCTAGCATTTATACTGGTTTATACTAGTGTTATACTTACGGTTtatgctttgaatgccctttggggaaaTAAAACAgagttgaataaataaaataaatacatacatctATACTACATGGGGTGGCCTTTGTGTTGAGAACTGGTTTCTACAGTTGCTTTGTTGTAAACCAGCAAAGTAACTATGGATTGTGAgcccagattgtgagcccttttttagattgtgaagtccttttgggacagagagccattagttatttgatttttctctgtaaaccgctttgtgaactttttgttgaaaagcggtataaaaatactgttgttgttgttgttgttgttgttgttgttgttgttgttgttgttgataataataataataataataataataataataataataataataataataataataataataaataaataaataaataaactatccCCACTTCTTTTCTTGCACCACTCTCTACAATGTATGAACCAGCCCTAAGATTGGAAAGAGAGCCTTTTCCAGCCcactctccctgcccctccaTGGACATTACCTTAGCCTGCAAGCTGTTATCCACAAAGGAAGCCACTGGATATTTCTTACTAGTCATCATGGGCACAATGATGGTAGGAAGGCCTGGACGGTAGAACTCTTCTCCAATAACGTTCTTCCTAAACATGGTCTTCCACTTGGCTGGAAAGAGGAAGAACTGGGATCAGCAGGAATGGACTTATTTAGTCATACAGGAtgccttactgcagtggttctcacacatttagcattgagacccactttttagaatgagaatctgtcaggacccaccagaagtgatgtcatgaccggaagtgacaccatcaagcaggaacattttaacaaacctaggctgcaatcctacccacgcttacccaggtaTCAattccatttaccatcattgttaaaagaatatacatagtagcttgttaaaagtacagatctgtaacatttccccaaatgcagtcacataccatggtagcatcaagtctaatatattaaaaatagaatattgaaatgaatggggacccacctgaaattggctcatgacccacctagtgggtcccgacccacagtttgagaaacactgccttactgTACGGATGAAGAGTGAGATACACATGTttgcagactaagagcccaatcctatggtcagcgacatggctctgtgccgccaaccacagtcgcaaacatgccgtaaggcatgttcgtggggctcaccgccaggctcctgccagtactagcccagcgctggccgatgctgggctagtgccaggtggtcacccaggttctgtggctctgcggTCTCCTGAACCGCAGAGCatcggaacgggaggtgggggtgtggacaggggtgtggaggaggtgttctggggaggggggaagctggcaGGGGCGGTGGGTGGCGTgctggggggcgggcgggaggaggatctgcagagctgtgctcctcaagctccagggcgctcgtggagggctgtgcgccctacacaaacgccttttcctgggtaaagtgagtagccccattgcggggttgcttaccttactcaggggaaggggacgaatgtccccttctcccaaggagcttccCGCGatagcgcaggaggcgcaggattcggtggcagccctttttggttccaccaagcctgggcactccgggcagctcaggattgggctgtaagggcctaATCTgatgcaactttccagctcagatgcagccacaatggatccccaaggaaagggaacaaacattcccttaccttgaggaagcctctgtgattgacCCCCAACTGTATGATGCAGCATGCACCAAATTCACATggctgcatttgcactggaaagttggacaggaatgGGCCCAGAACGAGAAACGGGTAATTTTGCAATTGCCAAGCACAATTATTACTGATTTATTTTCAAATACAcagacaacattttaaaaattagggCTTCCGTTGTTCTTTTTGAAGTGAAAACTACAATTATTTTTTAGGTTACTTGGAGTTTTAATGAAAAACAGGATATAAGTTcattaaatcaatcaatcaatcaaatgaaTTATGGCTGGCCTGTTCATGATGCTGACTGAGGTCGTCAACTTAGGTGGCAACTGGACATGGGGGATGTGTGCCCCTGCCTACCTCCTATTACCAGCTGCTCCTTCACTTGTCTTTTCAGTCTTTTATTAATCTCTTATTTTTTGCTCTTTATTGCCTGCCTGGTATCAGTTCTTTGCAGAGAGGTCAGCCACAGGGTCATCCCTAACTGCTGTGTGCAGTACCCATTTGTGTCTTTTTGTCCCTTGCGTTCCCACAGCTTCCCCTGAAGACATCCCTTCAGTGGATACCAGGGACTTGAGCAAGTACTTTCTTCTCCAGCTGGTCCTTCTGTTTCAGAATGTGTGTAGCAGTTGCAGAAGTGTTGTGGCCAGTTGTCACAACAGGGGCACCTATTTGCTGATCCCCCCACAATGTCAGTAATGGTGAGCAACATATATGCCTCCCCCCAAGTTGCTCTGTTTTTTTCTTCATAAATTCACATTCACTctggaaagaaaatgaaatacCACAAGCTATCCCTTCAACCACAAAGAGAAAGCAAACCAACAGCTGCCTCAGTGCCCCCTTTGCTACTACTTCAAGGTAGCTTTATGTTTCAATGGATCTGGGAAGCTCTGAAAGATACCTCCACAGCAGAAAGTATGTGTGGAATTACAGCACTGAAAAATGCCATGGTAAGAAAAGGGGGTGGGTTGGAATCTGTCTGCAAGCAAGTGTTTTACAGGTGAATGCTCAAGGGTAGGGAAGCCAGAGGTGAGTTTTTGAAGTTACTCCTTGTTGGCTGAGCTATGCTGTGAGTCAAATGTTGAGAGTGGGAGGTTTTACGGACTGTTACTTACCACGGAGGAAGACAGCATTCAGAAGCACCATCTGGACATCTGGATCCAGGTCATCCAAGAGCTTCTTGATCTTGTGGTCAGTATTTTTGCTCACCCACGCATTGATGTCAGTCACATCCTGGTGGCTGTCATTACTAAGGTGCTGTATCCTGCTTTGATAGAACTTATCTGACAGGTTACGGAATTCATCATTCAAGGTGAGTGCTGTGTATCAAAAAAAGCAAGGACATACAACCTGAAATGCTTCCTCAATGATGTAATCAAAGATCACATGTATCAAAAAAAGCAAGGACATACAACCTGAAATGCTTCCTCAATGATGTAATCAAAGATCACATGAGATGAGATCAAAGAAGAAACTTTAGAATTCACCCATAAATTTAAAAGATACAAATTGGTGGTTGACAAGCACAGCTAATTTGGTGATAACATTTTGTGTTCATGGATTCATTTTGAAAGGGAGCCCCTGTATGCCAATATGACTGGAAATGTTACATGGGTATCGGTTATCCATGTGATTTCCCACGGTCAAAATCTGTCATCAGTTACAGGAAGTAGTCTAGGATAGTAATCCTTATCATGAATCAAGCTAGGAAAAGCTCCAGTTCCCATGGAGCACGTCCACACATATAGGAATATACATATACAAAGAGATTGTTCATttgatttctttctctctcctatAATTATAAGGAGAGAGTAATTTCCAATGAATTCAATACTATACTTTGAAGTACATGGTTTTGGAATTTCAGTTGTATTTCACATATGCAGAATGTACTTGTTCTGTCTTGAAACATAACACTTTGTGAATCAGACCTTACTTGATATGAACTACGGATGTGGTGGAATCTTGAATTGACAAGTTTACTCACTTGGTTGGTAAAAAATGGCAGAGGCTGAGGCCAGCGCCTCTGATTTCTGGAGATTTTTCAGTGCAGCATGGACACATGCTATATCTTCAGGATAGGAGAGCAGCTTTTCAAGACGTACTTTAGTCTCATCACATGCTCCTATTTGGCAAAATCATAAATTATTACTGATGTGtatcaacaaccctgtgaagaagATTAGGAAACTGAGAAATGGCAACTGGGCTGAGGTCACCTCACTTCATGATTGAGAGtgggtttgaacctgggtcttgcTGGTCTGCATCCAACACTCTAATCCACTGGTtaccaacctgtggtctgtggacagGTGGTCagtaagaccctgagaagtggtctgtgaagtctcaggaaaaaaacacctttgatcacttccagcatcttgccaagcaagcattccctcatggaccaccagagagggcggagaatggaGTGTACGCAGCCGTCACTGAAGTGCCAGCTCcaagtggtccattctctgccctttcttGTAGTCCATGGGgcagtgctcacttgggagatgcttctccACAGACTACTAGAGAGAGTGGAGACACTGAAGGctctggctgtgggcagtctgttctccattctctctggtggtctgttgggagtgctcacttgggagacgCTTCCCCtggatcaccagagagggtggagaacagactgcccatagctggcattgcatgtggtccacaatgattccaatttttgcctgggtggtccatgagctcctaaaggttgggaaccactgctctaatcacAACACCATAGTAGCTTTCTCTGGATGAATGTGGGAAGGGCATATGTCATTGGGCAAGATGTGCAACATTCACTTGTGTACTCAGAATAAATAAAGACTTACAGACTAAAAATGAAATGTAacaaaagaaaagggagggaatAGGACCACATGGCAGCAGTGGACCCAGTGCTGGGCAAACAGGTTGCTCTAGGTACTCTAGGACCATGCGGCAAGCCTCAGTGAGGATCCTGATGTGGTCAGAaattgcacttctggttttccagaagtgcagtttaagaccacagggaagtgTTAGAATGCTTCTCTAGTTGGTCTGAAAGTTACGCAGGGCTCTGTTGCGCTTCAAAGGCAGGGAGTGGCATCTTGCAGGGGTAgcttcatggacctttgccctgggagcagggagggggaagtccTCCACTGCCACATGGTGCCCAATATGAGTTTCAATACACTCATAAGGATGCAGCATTGGTGGGGTGGCACAgacctccctgctggtgctgcctactctctgggtgcaacaaatgtgctttatggcacatatgTGACACCCTCAGGTGGTGCAGGGACTGCTGCACTAGTGGAGAGGCAAATTTGGATTGCGCTGAAGGTTATTGGCAGAGATAACCCTTTCTTGAATGAAGAAAGCCTGATTTAGTGCTCCGTCTCTTCATCTCCTCAGCTGGTACAGCACAGTGGCTACTCCATGCAGGAAAAAAGCTAACAGATGTTGAGGCCTCACAGTTAAATACATAGGAGGGGCATCCTTACCTAGCAAGATGTTGGAGAGCATCACTGAGATGCTGAAGGGTGAGAAGACGATATTTGAATCCTTATCAAATTCAGTTGCTTTTTTATAGAAATTCACTGCAAATTCAGTTAGAGCTGCAGCCACTTTCCCTTCCATTTCTGGTGTGGAATGATCACACGTGGCCCATGGGTTCCTGCGTGGTGGGACACTAGGAGTTGTTTTCTCTGTTGTTGTGAGAGGCTTTGCTGTGGTTGAATCTCTAGGAGGTGATTCTGTGGCACTCTGACATTTCTGGCAGTCATCTCTGGAGAAACTCAGCTGTGTATTTACATTCGTGAAACGGTTATCCTCTTCTTCCCCTCCGCCATCCTCTTCTTCATGACGCTCTTTGTTTAATTCTTCCTTTTCTGCCGGTGTGCTTATAAGTTTTCCAGTACCATCTTCTTTCTTGTTAGTGGCAGCATCCTGTTATATAAATAGCATACTGAAGTAATTAGCATGGGCTAAGGATATTCTGCTGTATGGTGGGACTCCCAGCTTTCCCATGCATGCTCATTTTGAATGCCTGAATAGGGTTTTGCAATACAGAGCCAAACTGGGAGTGATGGCAGGAAA
This window contains:
- the SERPING1 gene encoding plasma protease C1 inhibitor; translated protein: MKTWLILIYLAISVIPSISQDSSDGKKMEAEPLLPSEAPGIPSQAPRSENQEAIKWNIQRMKLLKFHVFQGDAPENVDLKSKNISSTGNEKRTEETHPSSPHHNHTISLHSQDAATNKKEDGTGKLISTPAEKEELNKERHEEEDGGGEEEDNRFTNVNTQLSFSRDDCQKCQSATESPPRDSTTAKPLTTTEKTTPSVPPRRNPWATCDHSTPEMEGKVAAALTEFAVNFYKKATEFDKDSNIVFSPFSISVMLSNILLGACDETKVRLEKLLSYPEDIACVHAALKNLQKSEALASASAIFYQPTLTLNDEFRNLSDKFYQSRIQHLSNDSHQDVTDINAWVSKNTDHKIKKLLDDLDPDVQMVLLNAVFLRAKWKTMFRKNVIGEEFYRPGLPTIIVPMMTSKKYPVASFVDNSLQAKVGLLQLSHNLSMIIIMPLSLSQNLSEVEKRLDADVLKAVMWTLERMPFRPTIVNLPKFKVASSLDLISIVQRLDYGIFFDANLCGISEDEEIAVTSAQHRAVVEINEKGVEAAAATVISLARTANFFSVQQPFIFMVLKDNEFPVFLGRIHNPKAS